The Martelella sp. AD-3 genome includes a region encoding these proteins:
- a CDS encoding DUF4170 domain-containing protein, which translates to MADTVENKQLLHLVFGGELENLKSMKFTDLDALDIVGIYPNYASAHAAWKSKAQQTVDNAHMRYFIVHLHRLLDPES; encoded by the coding sequence TGATACGGTTGAAAACAAGCAGTTGCTGCATCTCGTCTTCGGCGGCGAACTGGAAAACCTGAAAAGCATGAAATTCACCGATCTCGACGCGCTCGACATCGTGGGCATCTATCCGAATTACGCGAGCGCCCATGCGGCCTGGAAATCAAAGGCCCAGCAGACGGTCGACAACGCCCATATGCGTTATTTCATTGTTCATCTGCACCGCCTTCTCGATCCCGAAAGCTGA